The genomic DNA CGGGGACAGCAGCAGCAGTATCGGGCGGCATACGAGCAGGCGGGCGGCAAGGCTTCTTCTGTGTTTAACGCTTCCTCCGCTACGCCGATCGAAGATGTAGAGGCAAACGGGAGCCATTTTCACGCCGATTTGCTGGAGAAAACCCTGCACGATACCGCAATCCGCCGCGATGCTGTTACCCTGCAAGGACTCCTCCCCCGCCTCCGTGCCCTCAACGTGCCGCCCCGCCTGATTCAGCAAATTATTGACAATCTAGATGTGCGGCTGGTGTTCACGGCACACCCCACAGAAATTGTGCGGCACACAATCCGCGACAAGCAGCGACGCATTGCCAACATTCTGCGCCAGCTTGACAACGCTGAGGAGAATCTGAAGGCAGTTGGGCTGTCCTCTTCCTGGGAAACCGAGGATCTGCGCGATCGCCTCATGGACGAAATTCGCCTCTGGTGGCGCACTGACGAATTGCACCAGTTCAAGCCCACTGTATTAGACGAAGTAGACTATGCGCTGCACTACTTCCAGGAGGTGCTGTTTGACACGATCCCGCAGCTTTATCAGCGGTTCCATCGATCGCTCAAAGCCACCTTCCCCGAACTGCGTCCGCCGCTGTACAACTTCTGCAAGTTTGGCTCCTGGGTAGGGTCAGACCGGGATGGCAACCCCTCCGTCACGCCGGAAATCACCTGGAAGACGGCTTGCTATCAGCGGAATCTGGTGCTGGGCAAGTACATCTACTCGGTCAAGAATCTGATTAACCTGCTGAGTATGTCGCTGCACTGGAGCGATGTGCTTCCCGAACTGCTGGAATCCCTGGAGCAGGATCAGGTGCAGTTGCCGGAGGTCTATGAGCAGCACGCGATTAAATTCCGTCAGGAACCCTATCGGCTGAAGCTGGCATATATTCAGAAGCGATTGGAGAACACCCTGGAGCGCAGCCAGCAGCTTTACAACAGCGATTACCTTCAGGTCGAGGCGATCGACGGAACGCCCACCAACTTCTATCGATCGGGTGCGGAGTTTTTGGCAGAGCTAAAGCTGATCCAGCACAACCTGGAGGAAACCAAGCTGCAATGCCGCGAGATGGATCACCTGATCTGTCAGGTCGAAATCTACGGCTTTATCCTGGCGCATTTAGACATCCGGCAGGAGAGCAACCGCCATTCGGATACGATCAACGAAATCGTGGACTATCTGCAAATTCTGCCGACCGCCTACGATGATCTGACCGAGGAACAGCGGGCAATTTTCCTCACCACCGAACTGCAAACCCGTCGTCCTCTGATTCCGAGCGAACTGCCCTTCTCGGATAAAACGAAGGAGACGATCGAAACCCTGCGGATGGTGCGGCGACTTCAGCAGGAGTTTGGTCCTGAAATCTGCCAGACCTACATCATCAGCATGAGCCACAACGTCAGCGATCTGCTGGAGGTAATGCTGCTGGCAAAAGAAGCGGGACTCTACGATCCAGCAACGGGTTCGGGAACACTCCATGTCGTGCCGCTGTTTGAAACGGTGGAAGACCTTCAGCGTGCCCCAGCAGTCATGCGGCATTTGTTTGAATTGCCCTTCTACCGCAATGCACTTTCCGCTGGTTACGCCGGACGCGATGCTGCCCCTCCGGTCAAGCCACTCCAGGAAGTGATGCTGGGCTACTCGGATAGTAATAAAGATTCGGGCTTCCTCAGCAGCAATTGGGAAATTCACAAGGCGCAGCAGGCACTTCAGTCGATCGCCGAGCAGTATGGCATTGCCCTGCGGATTTTCCACGGTCGGGGCGGGTCGGTGGGACGGGGCGGCGGTCCTGCCTACGACGCAATTCTGGCGCAGCCCGGACGCAGCGTAGACGGACGGATCAAAATCACCGAGCAGGGAGAAGTGCTGGCTTCCAAGTACAACCTGCCGGAACTGGCGCTCTATAACTTGGAGACAGTCACCACTGCCGTACTGCAAGCCAGTCTGCTGCGAAGCGGCTTTGACGACATCGAACCTTGGCGGCAAATCATGGAGGAGCTAGCCGATCGATCGCGCAACCACTACCGCAAGCTGATCTACGAGCAGCCGGACTTCCTGGATTTCTTCCTGTCCGTAACGCCGATCGAGGAAATCAGTCAGCTTCAAATTAGCTCCCGTCCTGCCCGTCGCAGCGGCGGCAAAAAGGATCTGACGACGTTAAGAGCGATTCCCTGGGTCTTTAGCTGGACGCAGACCCGCTTCCTGCTGCCTTCGTGGTACGGCGTGGGCACTGCGCTGCAAAGCTTCCTGGAGGAAGACCCGGAGGAAAACCTGAAGCTGCTGCGCTACTTCTATTACAAGTGGCCCTTCTTCAAGATGGTGATCTCCAAGTGCGAAATGACCCTCTCGAAGGTGGATCTGACGATCGCCCAGCAGTACGTCCAGGAACTCTCACCCCCCGAAGATCTGGAGCGATTCCAGCGAGTCTTTGATCAGATTGCCAGCGAGTATCACCTCACCCGCGATCTGGTGCTGCTGATTACTGGACACAAACGCCTCTTAGATGGCGATCCCGACTTGCAGCGATCGGTTCAGCTTCGCAACAGTACGATCGTGCCTTTGGGCTTTTTGCAGGTGTCGCTGCTCAAGCGTCTGCGTCAGCACAAGTCCAGTGCGTCCGGCGTGATTCGATCGCGCTATAGTCGGGGTGAACTCCTACGCGGGGCACTGCTGACGATTAACGGCATCGCTGCCGGGATGCGGAACACGGGCTGATCGATCCACCGAAGAGAGCTGCGCGAAGCGATCGGACTGAAAGGGGTTCGCGCCGATTTGATTTTGCTCTGATTAGAATGGGGCTAAGAAGTATTTTGGACAAGTCTTCGAGATCCTGCATCGCCCCCTAAATCCCCCAATTCTGGGGGACTTTGATTTGATGTCAAGCCTTTTGTCCGCTAATAAAGTCTTCATCAGTTTAGTTCCCCCCAGAATTGGGGGGCTAGGGGGGCGGTTCCGGATTACAGCAGTTACTTCCCAAACGGGCTTTGAAGCTCACCAATGAGTGAATTATGAGCAAATCAGAAGTTCGCGGACTCGTTAACGAAGTGAAAGCCCAGGTGATCATTCTGGGGACGATCGTGGCGCTCATGTGGGGCTTAGAGTTCCTGGATGCGTTTCTGGGCGGGGCGCTGAATCAGTTTGGGATTTTGCCTCGGACGATCGTAGGACTGCGGGGCATTTTCTTTGCGCCCTTTCTGCATGGCAACTTTCCCCACCTGATTGCAAATACGGCTCCGTTTCTGGTGTTGGGTTGGCTAGTCATGCTGCGACGCACCAGCGACTTCTTTGTCGTGAGCGCGATCGTCATGCTGATCGGCGGACTGGGAACCTGGCTGTTTGGTTCAATGGCGTTTCACATTGGCGCAAGCGGCGTGATTTTCGGGTATCTAGGATTTTTGCTGTCGCGGGGCTATTTTGAGCGGCGATTCGGGTCGATTCTGTTTTCGATCGTCGTTGGACTAATGTATGGCGGCTTAATCTGGGGCGTGTTGCCTGGTCAGCCAGGAATTTCCTGGGAAGGGCATTTGTTTGGCTTTATTGGCGGCATTGTGGCGGCGAAGCTGCTGGCGGAACCGAGGACGAGTCGCAAATCCTACCGGGATTATTGAAGGTTTTTGTTAAGTAAACCAATTTTCAACCGCCTCTCAAGGTCACACAATCCGGAGCCGAAGGCTCTTGACAAATAGGACTTATGATGGAGTATGAGAGCAGTTGCAATATGCAGCAATTTG from Leptolyngbya ohadii IS1 includes the following:
- a CDS encoding rhomboid family intramembrane serine protease gives rise to the protein MSKSEVRGLVNEVKAQVIILGTIVALMWGLEFLDAFLGGALNQFGILPRTIVGLRGIFFAPFLHGNFPHLIANTAPFLVLGWLVMLRRTSDFFVVSAIVMLIGGLGTWLFGSMAFHIGASGVIFGYLGFLLSRGYFERRFGSILFSIVVGLMYGGLIWGVLPGQPGISWEGHLFGFIGGIVAAKLLAEPRTSRKSYRDY
- the ppc gene encoding phosphoenolpyruvate carboxylase produces the protein MSSTLHPSDDAFPSPTLTEAKMDELTVDTASDLFLRHRLRIVEDLWEAVLQQECGQQLVDLLHQLRFIYAKKEDAQDVIESPALKVIESLDLNEAIRAARAFALYFQLINIVEQHYEQRGQQQQYRAAYEQAGGKASSVFNASSATPIEDVEANGSHFHADLLEKTLHDTAIRRDAVTLQGLLPRLRALNVPPRLIQQIIDNLDVRLVFTAHPTEIVRHTIRDKQRRIANILRQLDNAEENLKAVGLSSSWETEDLRDRLMDEIRLWWRTDELHQFKPTVLDEVDYALHYFQEVLFDTIPQLYQRFHRSLKATFPELRPPLYNFCKFGSWVGSDRDGNPSVTPEITWKTACYQRNLVLGKYIYSVKNLINLLSMSLHWSDVLPELLESLEQDQVQLPEVYEQHAIKFRQEPYRLKLAYIQKRLENTLERSQQLYNSDYLQVEAIDGTPTNFYRSGAEFLAELKLIQHNLEETKLQCREMDHLICQVEIYGFILAHLDIRQESNRHSDTINEIVDYLQILPTAYDDLTEEQRAIFLTTELQTRRPLIPSELPFSDKTKETIETLRMVRRLQQEFGPEICQTYIISMSHNVSDLLEVMLLAKEAGLYDPATGSGTLHVVPLFETVEDLQRAPAVMRHLFELPFYRNALSAGYAGRDAAPPVKPLQEVMLGYSDSNKDSGFLSSNWEIHKAQQALQSIAEQYGIALRIFHGRGGSVGRGGGPAYDAILAQPGRSVDGRIKITEQGEVLASKYNLPELALYNLETVTTAVLQASLLRSGFDDIEPWRQIMEELADRSRNHYRKLIYEQPDFLDFFLSVTPIEEISQLQISSRPARRSGGKKDLTTLRAIPWVFSWTQTRFLLPSWYGVGTALQSFLEEDPEENLKLLRYFYYKWPFFKMVISKCEMTLSKVDLTIAQQYVQELSPPEDLERFQRVFDQIASEYHLTRDLVLLITGHKRLLDGDPDLQRSVQLRNSTIVPLGFLQVSLLKRLRQHKSSASGVIRSRYSRGELLRGALLTINGIAAGMRNTG